CTTTAAATGCTGCAATGGTATTTTCGACAAAACCTGCTTCGTTAAGGGTGTCGGTATGAATTGCTACCTGGACATCATATTCATCTGCCACACCCAAACAAGTATCGATCGCAGCGGGAGTTGTTCCCCAGTCTTCGTGGAGTTTTAATCCCATTGCACCTGCTTTAACTTGTTCTGCTAACCCTTCTGGTTTAGCACTGTTTCCTTTACCTAAAAAGCCCAAATTCATTGGGAAAGCATCGGCAGCCTGTAGCATCATGGCGATATTCCACGCGCCAGGAGTACAGGTAGTCGCATTAGTCCCAGTAGCCGGTCCCGTACCGCCACCGATCATTGTGGTTATACCAGAGGCGATCGCCGTTTCGATTTGTTGGGGACAGATAAAGTGAATGTGGCTATCTATACCCCCTGCCGTAACAATATGTCCTTCTCCTGCAACCACTTCGGTAGCTGGACCAATAATAATATCAACGTTATCTTGAATATAGGGATTACCCGCTTTGCCAATTTTATGTATTTTGCCGTCTTTGATACCAATGTCGGCTTTAACAATACCCCACCAGTCGAGAATTAAGGCGTTAGTAATTACCATGTCTACCGCACCATCTTCACGGGAAATTGGCGATTGCCCCATACCGTCGCGGATTACCTTACCACCACCAAACTTAACTTCGTCGCCGTAGGTAGTGTAATCTCGTTCGACTTCGATAAATAATTCTGTATCTGCCAGTCTAATGCGATCGCCTACTGTGGGGCCAAAGGTATCGGCATAAGCCCGTCGATCCATACGATAACTCATAGTTTTAATTCTTCTTTATGTTTTAATTTGTTTTGGACTAGAGCTTTGCCCTTCGGGTATGAAGTATGAGATATGAAGAAAGGCATTACTTCTGCCTTCTGCCTTCATACTTCTGCCTTCATACTTCGTTGACTAATTAGCAAATAATCTTTGAGCTAATTTTGAATGCTGCATTTGAGCGATGTCGATCGACGGAGTACAAGACCACATTTGCTCTAGCTTCATCGATGCAGCAGTTGACCAAACTGCCTCAATATCTGGTGCTAGCTGAAGTAAAACTTGCTGTGTTTGGATGTGTCCTACAAGACTCAAACGAATAGCTGCGCTCAAAATACTGGTAACCAAACCATGCAAAAAAGCCAATACCGCATCTCGTTCGCTCAAACTGGCGATCGCAGCAACTGCGCCAAACACAACTGGATGCAAACAGTGTATTTTCCCCGCAGCAGCCTCTCTATTGAGAATTTCTAATCGTTTATCTTGCCAAGTAGAACTAGCCACCATTAGCAAAGCTCGTCCGCTTTGACGCTGAGTTTCTCTATTTTTGGCAATCGCAGTTTGCACGAATAGTTGCCTATCGGCTTGTCTTACTGCCTCCATGTTGCCGTCTTTACTCCCGCGATGACCGTAAATGAGTGCTACTATATCAGTCATTCCTACCTTGTTACGTAACAATAGCTGCAAAAAAATCTGCAATTCTCGTACTGACTGAATTTTGCCAGTTTGAACTAGGGTTTCTAGTCCGTGAGAGAGGGTAAAAGAACCCGTTGGGAAAAAAGAATCAGATAACTGCATCAAAGCAAGTTGTTGGGAGATCTGAGATTGAATCATTGGCTGTGATGGCGATGGGTATGGTGGGAAAAATGGAGATGCTGTTGGGGCGATCGCGATTCATAATTTATTCTCAAGCCAGGAATTTGAAAATCTTTAATAGTTGCTTCAATTACGGCTGGATCTACTACTGGTTGAAGATAGATTTTGTTCTTGCCGATTATGATTGGCCAGTGATGATTGCCCAAAACGTGACCTAGATGCACCAGTTTTATAGCGCGATCTGCTACAGGTTCGGTAAAACTGAGTACCATTAATCTTTGCTCTTGCAGGTGAATCACTAATAAGTTACCAGATTCAGTGACAAATACATCTTCTTGACGCAGCGACCAATCTCGACTTTTAATAATACCTACAGTTATACCAGAGGTAGATTGAGCCTGAATTCTGCCTTTTGGGCTATCGGTTTGACTCAAATATACTTCCAAACACTGATTTAGATCGCGAACCGATTTCACCCTTTGGGCTAGGTTAGTATCTTCTGTGAGATTACCTAAATAAGTTTGTGCTATTTCGGTAGTTTTATTGATCATTTATTACTTGGGAATATAAGGTAAGCTAGAGCGATCGCCCGAATAGCGAACACAGTTTAAAGCATATTTAATGTACTTTTTGATGACTAAAGTTTTACTAGCCAAAGCGCGAACCAGTAAACCTTTATTTTCAGGTAAGACAGAACTAGCTACAACCAAGTCGGGATTAGCGGCTTCGATATCTTCAAGATTTTTACTAAGTAGCTCAAGATCTGCGTGTGGTTGGACTATGATTAAATTAGCCAGTACGGGCTTAGAGGCAAATAGATCGCTATGCTTAAAAAGATTATGCTTTCCTTCTAGGTGGATAGTATCTCTAAACCCTAGTTCTCCTACGGCGGTGGTAATCTCTAAACGGCTGAAATAGTGGCGGAATTGATAACACTCTCCTCTAGCCAGCCGTCCTGGAAGAACAATCTCGCTCCAAAAAAGTTCTGCGCCCTCGTGAAGTTGAATGCGAGTAGTTTGTTCCAATGCAGCATCGGCAAACAAAATTAGTGGTTCTGGTACGAACTCTAAACTTGCTCCCGCTTCCACTGCCATGTTTAAGTCAACTGTCGCCTTCGTACCCGCTATGGGCATAGGGTGAACCTTAGTAGCAGCTTGATCGGTAAGATAGAGACTAGCCCCCGCTTCTAGCTGTAAAGATAAACCCAAGTTGTCTCCAGCCAGTAACCCAGGCGATGTGTTGGTAATATAAAGATAAGCGCGTTGCTCCTCAGCAGCATCCAAACGAAATACACCAGACAAACGCCAAGGATAAGTCATATACTGATGAGTAACTACAGTTTTACCCAGGCGATCGCATTTCAGTCTTATTTCTAAATTATCTCTCCCCATCTTTTTATCAGTTGGCAATACTTATTACCGACGATGGGCTACGAAATAGCACCGCCTCTTCAATAAAACCAATTACCTGATCCAATCCCTCACCAGTTTTACAATTGGTATATGCAATCGCTTTACCTCGGCGGTGTACTGGGGCTTGCTGGCGAATTAAATTCAAGTCTGCACCTACATAAGGGGCAATATCGATTTTATTAATTACCACTAAGTCAGCCTGAACGAAACCAGGGCCATTCTTACGCGGAATATCATCTCCTGCCCCTACATCAATTACAAAAATATAAGCATCTACTAAATCGTAGCTAAAAGTAGAAGCAAGATTATCGCCCCCACTCTCAATCAGAATCAAATCCAAATTAGGATAGAGTATTTCCAAATCCTGCACTGCTAAAAGATTCATGGTGGGGTCTTCTCTGATCGCCGTGTGGGGACAGCTACCAGTTTCTACGCCGATTATGCGATCGCTTGGTAAAATTCCTCCGCTTTTAAGACGGTCTGCATCTTCAGTGGTTAGCAAGTCGTTGGTGACGATCGCTACCTCGATACCTTGCTTCTTTAACAGGGGAACAATACTCTCTACTAAAGCAGTTTTACCACTACCTACAGGGCCACCTATTCCCAGTCTTGCTGCTGTTGGCATAGTTTAATCTCCCGATTTCGGTTTTTGTTTAATCTAATTTTTGCTCGACTAAGGCATTAAAACCGTATATTTCCCGACTACCTGCAATCGCTACCAACTCGACTTCTTTTTCATCCCCTGGTTCAAATCTCACCGCCGTACCTGCGGGAATATTTAAACGCATCCCTTTAGTTGGTTCGCGGTCGAATTGCAAAGCTTCATTTACTTCATAAAAATGAAAATGAGAACCTATTTGAATCGGGCGATCGCCTGTATTGGCTACCTGAACCTGCATCGTTTCTCGTCCTGCGTTTAATTCAATTTCCCCTGATTGGGTAATTATTTCTCCTGGAATCATAAGTATCGCTGTTAGTTAAACGTTTAAAATAGTCAATAATACTGTTCGGGCTATTAGCTATCGGCTATCAGCTTTCTCATTTATTGTGTTTATGTTGCAAGGCAGAAATTTTAGTAATTGATAATTGTTCATTGAATAGGATTGTGTACCGTAACCAATTTAGTACCATCAGGAAAGGTTGCTTCTACCTGCACTTCATCAACCATTTCTGGTATCCCTTCCATTACCTCGTCCTGTTTTAAAAGAGTTTTACCGTAACTCATCAATTCAGCCACCGCCCTACCTTCTCTAGCACCTTCTAAAATAGCAGCAGAAATGTACGCTACTGCTTCGGGATAATTTAGTTTAAGCCCTTTTTCCTTACGCTGTTGAGCAAGTAAACCAGCCGTAAAAATCATTAGTTTGTCTTTTTCTTGTGGCGATAATTGCATAGATATTTTATATTTAACAATTGATTGCCATAGTAGCAGAGGATAGCCCACCAGACACCAAAATCGATCGTAACTGTAGTTAGGGCAGAGAAAATAATAATAGCGATCGCCCACCAGATATTCCAGCCGATTTTACCCGAAAGTCCAAAAGTAGCTAATAGACCTCTTGCATAAGTCCCATAAATTTCGGTTTGGTTTAGGGAAAGGGGAAAGGGGAAAGGGGTTAATTTTAATTCCTAATTTATTTTTGCAAGAGATTTAATGCTGCCCCTACTAAAATACCGTTGTGGTCAAAAATACCACCGCGAATCGTGTCTCGGTTTAACTTCAAAGCGATCGCAAAACGATTAAATCAGCTTTAGAGGATTAATAAAATACATCTTGGGGTCTGGCCAGCTTTTGACAAG
This DNA window, taken from Pleurocapsa sp. FMAR1, encodes the following:
- a CDS encoding urease accessory protein UreE, with translation MINKTTEIAQTYLGNLTEDTNLAQRVKSVRDLNQCLEVYLSQTDSPKGRIQAQSTSGITVGIIKSRDWSLRQEDVFVTESGNLLVIHLQEQRLMVLSFTEPVADRAIKLVHLGHVLGNHHWPIIIGKNKIYLQPVVDPAVIEATIKDFQIPGLRINYESRSPQQHLHFSHHTHRHHSQ
- the ureA gene encoding urease subunit gamma — translated: MQLSPQEKDKLMIFTAGLLAQQRKEKGLKLNYPEAVAYISAAILEGAREGRAVAELMSYGKTLLKQDEVMEGIPEMVDEVQVEATFPDGTKLVTVHNPIQ
- a CDS encoding urease accessory protein UreF, which codes for MIQSQISQQLALMQLSDSFFPTGSFTLSHGLETLVQTGKIQSVRELQIFLQLLLRNKVGMTDIVALIYGHRGSKDGNMEAVRQADRQLFVQTAIAKNRETQRQSGRALLMVASSTWQDKRLEILNREAAAGKIHCLHPVVFGAVAAIASLSERDAVLAFLHGLVTSILSAAIRLSLVGHIQTQQVLLQLAPDIEAVWSTAASMKLEQMWSCTPSIDIAQMQHSKLAQRLFAN
- a CDS encoding urease accessory protein UreD, encoding MGRDNLEIRLKCDRLGKTVVTHQYMTYPWRLSGVFRLDAAEEQRAYLYITNTSPGLLAGDNLGLSLQLEAGASLYLTDQAATKVHPMPIAGTKATVDLNMAVEAGASLEFVPEPLILFADAALEQTTRIQLHEGAELFWSEIVLPGRLARGECYQFRHYFSRLEITTAVGELGFRDTIHLEGKHNLFKHSDLFASKPVLANLIIVQPHADLELLSKNLEDIEAANPDLVVASSVLPENKGLLVRALASKTLVIKKYIKYALNCVRYSGDRSSLPYIPK
- the ureB gene encoding urease subunit beta yields the protein MIPGEIITQSGEIELNAGRETMQVQVANTGDRPIQIGSHFHFYEVNEALQFDREPTKGMRLNIPAGTAVRFEPGDEKEVELVAIAGSREIYGFNALVEQKLD
- the ureG gene encoding urease accessory protein UreG, translating into MPTAARLGIGGPVGSGKTALVESIVPLLKKQGIEVAIVTNDLLTTEDADRLKSGGILPSDRIIGVETGSCPHTAIREDPTMNLLAVQDLEILYPNLDLILIESGGDNLASTFSYDLVDAYIFVIDVGAGDDIPRKNGPGFVQADLVVINKIDIAPYVGADLNLIRQQAPVHRRGKAIAYTNCKTGEGLDQVIGFIEEAVLFRSPSSVISIAN